The Pygocentrus nattereri isolate fPygNat1 chromosome 1, fPygNat1.pri, whole genome shotgun sequence genome window below encodes:
- the samm50l gene encoding sorting and assembly machinery component 50 homolog B codes for MGTVHARSMDPLPMHGRDLGVNPDDLEVVEAEQETKKEILENKDVVVQHVNIEGLGRTKEDYLGYEISDVFNAKNLIDVMKKSHEARQKLLRLGIFKEVEVLIDISEGDDALPNGLDVTFEVTELKRVTGSYNTMVGNNEGSMVLGIKLPNMFGRGEKLTFQFSYGTKETSYGLSFFKPQPGYYERNFTLNLYKVTGQFPWSSLKETDRGVSTELSFPLWMTDHTLKWEGVWRELGCLARSASFAVREESGHTLKSALSHAMVLDTRNSAILPRKGALLRINQELAGYTGGDASFLKEDFELQLNRPFLWGSVLSASLWGGMIFPVGGRPTSIADRFYLGGPTSVRGFGMYSIGPQNEGDYLGGEAYWASGLHLYTPLPFRSTRGGLADLFRTHFFLNAGNLCNLDYGEGPHAHLQKLAECIRWSYGAGIILRLGNIARLELNYCIPMGVQSGDRICDGVQFGAGIRFL; via the exons ATGGGGACGGTCCACGCGAGG AGTATGGACCCTCTTCCGATGCACGGGCGCGACCTGGGCGTCAACCCAGATGACTTGGAAGTGGTGGAGGCAGAGCAAGAAACCAAGAAAGAGATCCTGGAAAATAAAGAT GTTGTTGTACAGCATGTCAACATTGAAGGCTTAGGAAGAACTAAAGAGGATTATTTGGGCTATGAGATCTCTGATGTCTTCAATGCCAAAAACCTCATCGAT GTGATGAAGAAATCACATGAAGCCAGACAGAAGCTGCTCCGCCTGGGCATATTCAAGGAAGTGGAGGTCCTCATTGACATCTCAGAAG GAGATGACGCCCTGCCCAATGGCCTGGATGTGACGTTTGAGGTGACAGAGCTGAAGAGAGTGACTGGCAGTTATAACACCATGGTTGGAAACAATGAGGGCAGCATG GTGCTTGGCATTAAGCTCCCCAACATGTTTGGTCGTGGGGAGAAGCTCACTTTCCAGTTCTCATACGGGACTAAGGAGACCTCATACGGCTTGTCTTTCTTTAAACCTCAGCCAGGCTACTACGAGCGCAA TTTCACGCTAAACTTATACAAAGTGACTGGCCAGTTTCCATGGAGCTCGCTGAAGGAGACGGACAGAGGAGTTTCCACAGAACTCAGT TTCCCGCTGTGGATGACCGATCACACCCTGAAGTGGGAGGGCGTGTGGCGGGAGCTGGGCTGTCTTGCTCGCAGTGCCTCCTTCGCTGTACGAGAAGAAAGTGGCCACACTCTCAAATCTGCTCTCTCA CACGCCATGGTACTAGACACCAGGAACTCTGCCATCCTTCCAAGAAAAGGTGCCTTACTGCGGATCAACCAG GAGCTGGCGGGTTACACAGGGGGCGATGCCAGCTTTCTAAAGGAGGACTTTGAGCTGCAGCTGAACAGACCGTTCCTCTGGGGCTCT GTGCTCTCTGCATCTCTATGGGGAGGAATGATCTTTCCTGTAGGTGGTCGACCGACCTCAATTGCTGACAG GTTTTACTTGGGTGGTCCAACCAGTGTGAGAGGATTTGGCATGTACAGTATTGGCCCTCAAAATGAAG GTGACTATCTGGGTGGAGAGGCATACTGGGCCAGTGGGCTCCATCTGTATACACCCCTTCCATTCCGGTCCACTCGGGGCGGCCTTGCTGACCTCTTCAGAACACACTTCTTCCTGAATGCTGGCAACCTCTGCAATCTTGACTACG GGGAGGGTCCACATGCACACCTGCAGAAGCTAGCAGAATGCATCCGCTGGTCCTACGGGGCAGGCATCATACTTCGGCTGGGGAACATCGCAAGATTAGAGCTAAATTATTGTATTCCCATGGGTGTCCAGAGTGGAGACAG GATATGTGACGGCGTGCAGTTTGGAGCGGGGATCCGTTTCCTGTGA